One part of the Arabidopsis thaliana chromosome 4, partial sequence genome encodes these proteins:
- a CDS encoding F-box and associated interaction domains-containing protein (F-box and associated interaction domains-containing protein; CONTAINS InterPro DOMAIN/s: F-box domain, cyclin-like (InterPro:IPR001810), F-box domain, Skp2-like (InterPro:IPR022364), F-box associated interaction domain (InterPro:IPR017451); BEST Arabidopsis thaliana protein match is: F-box and associated interaction domains-containing protein (TAIR:AT2G43260.1); Has 30201 Blast hits to 17322 proteins in 780 species: Archae - 12; Bacteria - 1396; Metazoa - 17338; Fungi - 3422; Plants - 5037; Viruses - 0; Other Eukaryotes - 2996 (source: NCBI BLink).), which yields MEEEEKNPSSIYIVADLLEDIFLRLPLKSILISKSVSKRWRSILESKTFVERRMSLQKKRKILAAYNCKCGWEPRLLPGSSQCKGNEEIVYLHCNAAQPSFTCDGLVCILEPRWIDVLNPWTRQLRRYGFGFGTIFGVGSAFSPRHWAMGFGKDKVTGSYKVVKMCLISFSEICARDPEVEYSVLDVETGEWRMLSPPPYKVFEVRKSECANGSIYWLHKPTERAWTILALDLHKEELHNISVPDMSVTQETFQIVNLEDRLAIANTYTKTEWKLEIWSMDTEVETWTKTYSIDLENRVASRERRNRWFTPVSVSKQGNIVFYDNHKRLFKYYPRKNEILYLSADTCVISPFFENLAPLPQKSTLHTPIIAGEPNAPLTTLVVVGSIWSPLFLFSVKL from the coding sequence atggaggaagaagagaaaaacccTAGTTCGATCTACATAGTTGCCGATCTTCTAGAAGATATATTCCTTCGACTTCCCTTGAAATCCATTCTCATATCGAAAAGCGTCTCAAAACGATGGAGATCAATTCTTGAGTCGAAGACGTTCGTGGAGAGACGAATGAGTCTTCAAAAGAAGCGCAAAATCCTGGCTGCTTACAACTGCAAATGCGGCTGGGAGCCTAGGCTCCTCCCCGGGTCGTCGCAGTGCAAAGGGAACGAAGAGATCGTCTATCTGCACTGCAACGCCGCACAACCCTCGTTTACTTGCGACGGTTTGGTCTGCATTCTCGAACCACGTTGGATAGACGTTTTGAACCCCTGGACAAGGCAACTCCGGCGATACGGATTCGGATTTGGAACCATATTTGGAGTAGGTTCGGCTTTCTCTCCAAGACATTGGGCAATGGGATTTGGTAAAGATAAAGTTACCGGAAGCTATAAAGTAGTGAAGATGTGTTTAATATCTTTCAGTGAAATTTGTGCACGTGATCCTGAGGTGGAGTATAGTGTTCTTGATGTCGAAACTGGTGAATGGCGGATGTTGAGTCCACCTCCTTATAAGGTCTTTGAGGTAAGAAAATCGGAGTGTGCGAATGGATCGATCTACTGGTTACACAAACCTACTGAGAGGGCTTGGACAATACTAGCCTTGGATCTTCACAAAGAAGAGTTACATAACATTTCAGTTCCTGATATGAGTGTCACGCAAGAAACCTTCCAAATAGTGAACCTTGAGGACCGCCTGGCCATAGCCAATACCTATACTAAGACTGAATGGAAACTAGAGATTTGGAGCATGGATACAGAAGTAGAAACATGGACCAAGACTTACTCCATAGATTTAGAGAATAGAGTTGCTTCCCGGGAAAGGCGGAACAGGTGGTTCACCCCGGTGTCGGTTTCTAAGCAAGGAAATATTGTCTTCTATGATAATCACAAGAGACTTTTCAAGTATTATCCAAGGAAAAACGAGATTCTTTATCTCTCCGCAGACACTTGTGTTATATCtcctttttttgaaaatttagcACCACTTCCTCAGAAATCAACCCTTCATACCCCCATCATCGCCGGAGAACCAAATGCCCCCTTAACGACTCTAGTAGTAGTAGGTTCCATTTGGTCACCACTCTTCTTATTTAGTGTCAAACTATAG
- the MYB39 gene encoding myb domain protein 39 (myb domain protein 39 (MYB39); FUNCTIONS IN: DNA binding, sequence-specific DNA binding transcription factor activity; INVOLVED IN: regulation of transcription, DNA-dependent, regulation of transcription; CONTAINS InterPro DOMAIN/s: SANT, DNA-binding (InterPro:IPR001005), Homeodomain-like (InterPro:IPR009057), Myb, DNA-binding (InterPro:IPR014778), Homeodomain-related (InterPro:IPR012287), Myb transcription factor (InterPro:IPR015495), HTH transcriptional regulator, Myb-type, DNA-binding (InterPro:IPR017930); BEST Arabidopsis thaliana protein match is: myb domain protein 9 (TAIR:AT5G16770.2); Has 8868 Blast hits to 8222 proteins in 473 species: Archae - 0; Bacteria - 0; Metazoa - 774; Fungi - 431; Plants - 5960; Viruses - 6; Other Eukaryotes - 1697 (source: NCBI BLink).) encodes MGRSPCCDQDKGVKKGPWLPEEDDKLTAYINENGYGNWRSLPKLAGLNRCGKSCRLRWMNYLRPDIRRGKFSDGEESTIVRLHALLGNKWSKIAGHLPGRTDNEIKNYWNTHMRKKLLQMGIDPVTHEPRTNDLSPILDVSQMLAAAINNGQFGNNNLLNNNTALEDILKLQLIHKMLQIITPKAIPNISSFKTNLLNPKPEPVVNSFNTNSVNPKPDPPAGLFINQSGITPEAASDFIPSYENVWDGFEDNQLPGLVTVSQESLNTAKPGTSTTTKVNDHIRTGMMPCYYGDQLLETPSTGSVSVSPETTSLNHPSTAQHSSGSDFLEDWEKFLDDETSDSCWKSFLDLTSPTSSPVPW; translated from the exons atgGGAAGATCACCGTGTTGCGATCAAGACAAAGGCGTGAAGAAAGGACCGTGGCTgccagaagaagatgataagcTCACTGCTTATATAAACGAGAATGGTTATGGGAATTGGCGGTCGCTTCCTAAGCTCGCTGGACTTAACCGCTGTGGCAAGAGCTGTCGGCTCCGGTGGATGAATTATCTCCGGCCTGATATCCGGAGAGGCAAATTTTCCGATGGAGAAGAGAGTACTATCGTTAGACTCCATGCCCTCCTTGGCAACAA ATGGTCGAAAATTGCGGGTCATCTTCCAGGAAGAACAgataatgaaattaaaaactattgGAACACTCATATGAGGAAGAAGTTATTGCAAATGGGGATTGATCCAGTGACGCACGAGCCAAGAACCAACGATCTTAGCCCTATCCTCGATGTTTCTCAAATGCTCGCGGCAGCAATCAACAATGGCCAATTTGGTAACAATAACCTCCTCAACAATAACACCGCTTTGGAAGATATTCTTAAACTCCAATTGATCCATAAAATGCTTCAAATCATAACCCCCAAAGCCATACCAAACATCAGTAGCTTCAAGACCAATTTACTGAATCCTAAACCAGAACCGGTAGTCAATAGCTTCAATACCAATTCAGTGAATCCTAAACCGGATCCCCCGGCTGGTCTTTTCATAAACCAAAGTGGAATCACTCCTGAGGCCGCCTCGGATTTCATTCCATCTTATGAAAATGTTTGGGATGGTTTTGAAGATAACCAGCTTCCTGGTTTGGTTACGGTTTCTCAAGAGAGTTTAAATACAGCAAAACCGGGTACCAGTACGACCACCAAGGTAAATGATCATATCAGAACCGGTATGATGCCGTGTTACTATGGTGATCAACTACTAGAAACCCCATCTACTGGTTCGGTATCGGTCTCTCCCGAGACAACCAGTTTGAACCATCCCAGTACAGCTCAACACTCATCCGGTTCAGATTTCCTAGAGGACTGGGAGAAGTTTCTTGATGATGAAACAAGTGATTCTTGCTGGAAAAGTTTCTTAGA CTTAACGTCACCCACATCGTCACCTGTCCCATGGTAG
- a CDS encoding Putative AT-hook DNA-binding family protein (Predicted AT-hook DNA-binding family protein; CONTAINS InterPro DOMAIN/s: Protein of unknown function DUF296 (InterPro:IPR005175), Predicted AT-hook DNA-binding (InterPro:IPR014476); BEST Arabidopsis thaliana protein match is: Predicted AT-hook DNA-binding family protein (TAIR:AT2G35270.1); Has 956 Blast hits to 951 proteins in 109 species: Archae - 0; Bacteria - 110; Metazoa - 54; Fungi - 9; Plants - 764; Viruses - 0; Other Eukaryotes - 19 (source: NCBI BLink).) — protein sequence MAGLDLGTAFRYVNHQLHRPDLHLHHNSSSDDVTPGAGMGHFTVDDEDNNNNHQGLDLASGGGSGSSGGGGGHGGGGDVVGRRPRGRPPGSKNKPKPPVIITRESANTLRAHILEVTNGCDVFDCVATYARRRQRGICVLSGSGTVTNVSIRQPSAAGAVVTLQGTFEILSLSGSFLPPPAPPGATSLTIFLAGGQGQVVGGSVVGELTAAGPVIVIAASFTNVAYERLPLEEDEQQQQLGGGSNGGGNLFPEVAAGGGGGLPFFNLPMNMQPNVQLPVEGWPGNSGGRGPF from the coding sequence ATGGCTGGTCTTGATCTAGGCACAGCTTTTCGTTACGTTAATCACCAGCTCCATCGTCCCGATCTCCACCTTCACCACAATTCCTCCTCCGATGACGTCACTCCCGGAGCCGGGATGGGTCATTTCACCGTCGACGAcgaagacaacaacaacaaccatcaAGGTCTTGACTTAGCCTCTGGTGGAGGATCAGGAAGCtctggaggaggaggaggtcaCGGCGGGGGAGGAGACGTCGTTGGTCGTCGTCCACGTGGCAGACCACCGGGATCCAAGAACAAACCGAAACCTCCGGTAATTATCACGCGCGAGAGCGCAAACACTCTAAGAGCTCACATTCTTGAAGTAACAAACGGCTGCGATGTTTTCGACTGCGTTGCGACTTATGCTCGTCGGAGACAGCGAGGGATCTGCGTTCTGAGCGGTAGCGGAACGGTCACGAACGTCAGCATACGTCAGCCATCTGCGGCTGGAGCGGTTGTGACGCTACAAGGAACGTTCGagattctttctctctccgGATcgtttcttcctcctccggcACCTCCCGGAGCAACGAGTTTGACAATTTTCTTAGCCGGAGGACAAGGTCAGGTGGTTGGAGGAAGCGTTGTGGGTGAGCTTACGGCGGCTGGACCGGTGATTGTGATTGCAGCTTCGTTTACTAATGTTGCTTATGAGAGACTTCctttagaagaagatgagcagcagcaacagcttGGAGGAGGATCTAACGGCGGAGGTAATTTGTTTCCGGAGGTGGCagctggaggaggaggaggactTCCGTTCTTTAATTTACCGATGAATATGCAACCAAATGTGCAACTTCCGGTGGAAGGTTGGCCGGGGAATTCCGGTGGAAGAGGTCCTTTCTGA
- the TPS5 gene encoding trehalose phosphatase/synthase 5, with translation MVSRSYSNLLDLASGNFHSFSREKKRFPRVATVTGVLSELDDDNNSNSVCSDAPSSVTQDRIIIVGNQLPIKSHRNSAGKLSFSWDNDSLLLQLKDGMREDMEVVYIGCLKEQIDTVEQDDVSQRLLENFKCVPAYIPPELFTKYYHGFCKQHLWPLFHYMLPLTPDLGGRFDRSLWQAYLSVNKIFADKVMEVISPDDDFVWVHDYHLMVLPTFLRKRFNRVKLGFFLHSPFPSSEIYRTLPVRNELLRALLNADLIGFHTFDYARHFLSCCSRMLGLSYQSKRGTIGLEYYGRTVSIKILPVGIHISQLQSILNLPETQTKVAELRDQFLDQKVLLGVDDMDIFKGISLKLLAMEQLLTQHPEKRGRVVLVQIANPARGRGKDVQEVQSETEATVKRINEMFGRPGYQPVVLIDTPLQFFERIAYYVIAECCLVTAVRDGMNLIPYEYIICRQGNPKLNETIGLDPSAAKKSMLVVSEFIGCSPSLSGAIRVNPWNIDAVTEAMDYALIVSEAEKQMRHEKHHKYVSTHDVAYWARSFIQDLERACGDHVRKRCWGIGFGLGFRVVALDPSFKKLSIEHIVSAYKRTKNRAILLDYDGTMVQPGSIRTTPTRETIEILNNLSSDPKNIVYLVSGKDRRTLTEWFSSCDDLGLGAEHGYFIRPNDGTDWETSSLVSGFEWKQIAEPVMRLYTETTDGSTIETKETALVWNYQFADPDFGSCQAKELMEHLESVLTNDPVSVKTGQQLVEVKPQGVNKGLVAERLLTTMQEKGKLLDFILCVGDDRSDEDMFEVIMSAKDGPALSPVAEIFACTVGQKPSKAKYYLDDTAEIIRMLDGLAATNTTISDQTDSTATVPTKDLF, from the exons ATGGTATCAAGATCTTATTCAAACCTCTTGGATCTTGCTTCTGGTAACTTCCATTCGTTTTCTCGAGAAAAGAAGAGGTTTCCAAGAGTAGCAACTGTCACTGGTGTCTTATCTGAGCTAGATGATGATAACAACAGCAACAGTGTCTGCTCTGATGCTCCTTCTTCCGTCACACAAGATCGAATCATCATCGTTGGAAACCAGCTTCCTATTAAATCACATCGGAACTCTGCTGGTAAATTGAGTTTTAGTTGGGACAATGACTCGCTTCTCTTGCAGCTTAAAGATGGTATGCGTGAAGATATGGAAGTTGTCTACATTGGTTGCCTTAAGGAACAGATTGATACAGTTGAGCAAGATGATGTTTCTCAAAGGTTGCTTGAGAATTTCAAATGTGTTCCTGCTTATATCCCACCTGAGCTATTCACTAAGTACTATCATGGATTCTGTAAGCAACATCTATGGCCTTTGTTTCACTACATGCTTCCCTTAACTCCTGATCTTGGTGGTAGATTTGATCGTTCTTTATGGCAAGCTTATCTTTCGGTTAACAAGATCTTTGCTGATAAAGTGATGGAAGTGATTAGTcctgatgatgattttgtttgggTTCATGACTATCACTTAATGGTTTTGCCTACATTTCTAAGGAAGAGGTTTAATAGAGTAAAGCTTGGTTTTTTCCTTCATAGCCCGTTCCCTTCCTCTGAGATTTACCGTACTCTTCCAGTGAGAAATGAGCTCTTACGTGCACTCCTCAACGCTGATTTGATTGGCTTTCATACCTTTGACTATGCAAGACACTTCCTTTCTTGTTGTAGCAGGATGCTTGGTTTATCCTATCAGTCCAAACGTGGAACCATAGGGCTTGAGTATTATGGTCGAACGGTTAGTATCAAGATTCTTCCTGTGGGGATTCATATCAGCCAGCTTCAGTCAATTTTAAACCTCCCAGAGACTCAGACCAAAGTTGCTGAGCTAAGAGATCAGTTCTTGGATCAGAAAGTTCTTCTCGGTGTTGATGACATGGACATCTTCAAAGGAATCAGCCTCAAACTCTTGGCAATGGAACAACTTCTCACACAGCATCCCgagaagagaggtcgagttGTACTTGTCCAGATTGCAAACCCTGCAAGAGGTCGTGGGAAAGACGTTCAGGAGGTTCAGTCTGAAACTGAAGCCACGGTTAAAAGGATCAATGAAATGTTTGGAAGGCCGGGCTACCAACCCGTGGTTCTGATTGATACACCGCTTCAATTCTTTGAGAGGATTGCTTACTATGTCATTGCAGAGTGTTGTCTTGTTACAGCGGTAAGAGATGGTATGAATCTTATACCTTATGAGTACATTATCTGCAGGCAAGGTAATCCGAAACTCAACGAGACTATAGGCCTTGACCCTTCTGCTGCAAAGAAGAGTATGCTTGTTGTCTCTGAGTTTATTGGTTGTTCTCCTTCTTTAAGCGGCGCCATTAGAGTAAATCCGTGGAACATTGATGCTGTGACTGAAGCAATGGACTATGCATTGATAGTTTCAGAAGCAGAGAAGCAAATGCGTCACGAGAAGCATCACAAATATGTTAGCACACATGATGTTGCTTATTGGGCGCGTAGCTTTATACAAGATCTTGAAAGGGCTTGCGGGGATCATGTGAGGAAGAGGTGTTGGGGGATTGGATTCGGGTTAGGCTTTAGAGTTGTGGCGCTTGATCCgagttttaaaaagctttCGATTGAGCACATTGTCTCAGCTTATAAGAGAACCAAGAACCGAGCCATTTTGTTGGATTATGATGGCACAATGGTGCAGCCAGGTTCCATTAGGACAACACCAACCCGCGAAACAATCGAAATCTTGAACAACCTGTCTAGTGATCCCAAGAATATCGTGTACCTCGTCAGTGGGAAAGACAGAAGGACACTAACTGAATGGTTTTCTTCATGTGACGATCTCGGTTTGGGTGCAGAGCACGGGTATTTTATAAG GCCAAATGATGGAACAGACTGGGAAACGTCGAGTTTGGTATCAGGTTTTGAGTGGAAACAAATAGCAGAGCCAGTGATGAGACTTTACACTGAGACTACAGATGGATCAACAATAGAGACTAAAGAGACTGCTCTCGTTTGGAATTACCAATTCGCAGATCCTGATTTTGGATCTTGTCAAGCCAAAGAGCTTATGGAACACCTCGAAAGCGTGCTTACCAATGATCCAGTCTCTGTCAAGACTGGACAACAACTCGTTGAAGTTAAACCACAG GGTGTGAACAAAGGTCTTGTGGCAGAGAGGCTTCTAACAACGATGCAAGAAAAAGGGAAACTTTTGGATTTCATTCTCTGCGTCGGTGATGATCGGTCTGATGAGGATATGTTTGAGGTGATAATGAGTGCTAAAGATGGTCCAGCTTTGTCTCCTGTGGCTGAGATATTCGCTTGCACCGTTGGACAAAAGCCAAGCAAAGCAAAATACTATTTAGACGATACTGCGGAGATAATCAGAATGCTGGACGGTCTAGCCGCTACCAACACAACTATCTCTGATCAAACTGATTCAACCGCCACTGTTCCAACTAAAGATCTGTTTTAA
- a CDS encoding SNARE associated Golgi protein family (SNARE associated Golgi protein family; CONTAINS InterPro DOMAIN/s: SNARE associated Golgi protein (InterPro:IPR015414); BEST Arabidopsis thaliana protein match is: SNARE associated Golgi protein family (TAIR:AT1G71940.1); Has 30201 Blast hits to 17322 proteins in 780 species: Archae - 12; Bacteria - 1396; Metazoa - 17338; Fungi - 3422; Plants - 5037; Viruses - 0; Other Eukaryotes - 2996 (source: NCBI BLink).), which produces MEKEEGETTTTIGVVPAAPAKLPTPIYSLSFWEVTAASGVVLGFILGLVCVYLTMPQSDYSFLKLPRNLEDLQILRDNLEIYTSDYTVQVLVGYCLVYVFMQTFMIPGTVFMSLLAGALFGVVKGMALVVSTATAGASSCYFLSKLIGRPLLFSLWPDKLVFFQDQVARRKDRLLNYMLFLRLTPTLPNTFINVASPIVDVPYHIFFLATFIGLIPAAFVTVRAGLALGELKSLGDLYDFSSMATLCLIGVLSVTPTLIGKKQA; this is translated from the exons atggagaaagaagaaggagaaacaacaacaacgatcGGCGTTGTTCCGGCGGCGCCGGCGAAATTACCGACTCCGATATATTCTCTGAGCTTTTGGGAGGTCACGGCAGCTTCCGGCGtcgttttagggtttattttgGGTCTTGTTTGCGTTTATCTCACAATGCCTCAATCTGATTACAGCTTTCTCAAGCTACCTCGTAATCTCGAAGATCTTCAGATTCTTAG AGATAATCTTGAGATATACACAAGTGATTACACAGTTCAAGTTCTTGTTGGATATTGTCTGGTGTACGTTTTTATGCAGACGTTCATGATTCCTGGAACTGTGTTCATGTCTTTGCTTGCTGGTGCTCTCTTTGGAGTTGTCAAAGGAATGGCTCTTGTTGTCTCCACTGCAACAGCTGGTGCTTCCTCTTGTTATTTCCTCTCTAAGCTCATTGGTAGACCTTTACTCTTCTCGCTTTGGCCTGACAAGCTCGTATTCTTCCAAGATCAG gTTGCGAGAAGAAAAGATCGGTTGCTGAATTATATGCTGTTCTTGAGGCTAACACCAACATTGCCTAACACTTTCATTAATGTTGCTTCTCCAATTGTTGATGTTCCTTATCATATCTTCTTCCTAGCTACATTCATCGGTCTGATTCCTGCTGCATTTGTCACTGTCCGG GCTGGGCTTGCTCTTGGAGAGCTAAAATCATTGGGAGATCTCTATGACTTCAGCTCCATGGCGACTCTGTGTCTCATTGGTGTGCTCTCTGTGACTCCAACCCTAATTGGCAAGAAACAAGcatag
- the MYB39 gene encoding myb domain protein 39: MGRSPCCDQDKGVKKGPWLPEEDDKLTAYINENGYGNWRSLPKLAGLNRCGKSCRLRWMNYLRPDIRRGKFSDGEESTIVRLHALLGNKWSKIAGHLPGRTDNEIKNYWNTHMRKKLLQMGIDPVTHEPRTNDLSPILDVSQMLAAAINNGQFGNNNLLNNNTALEDILKLQLIHKMLQIITPKAIPNISSFKTNLLNPKPEPVVNSFNTNSVNPKPDPPAGLFINQSGITPEAASDFIPSYENVWDGFEDNQLPGLVTVSQESLNTAKPGTSTTTKVNDHIRTGMMPCYYGDQLLETPSTGSVSVSPETTSLNHPSTAQHSSGSDFLEDWEKFLDDETSDSCWKSFLE, translated from the exons atgGGAAGATCACCGTGTTGCGATCAAGACAAAGGCGTGAAGAAAGGACCGTGGCTgccagaagaagatgataagcTCACTGCTTATATAAACGAGAATGGTTATGGGAATTGGCGGTCGCTTCCTAAGCTCGCTGGACTTAACCGCTGTGGCAAGAGCTGTCGGCTCCGGTGGATGAATTATCTCCGGCCTGATATCCGGAGAGGCAAATTTTCCGATGGAGAAGAGAGTACTATCGTTAGACTCCATGCCCTCCTTGGCAACAA ATGGTCGAAAATTGCGGGTCATCTTCCAGGAAGAACAgataatgaaattaaaaactattgGAACACTCATATGAGGAAGAAGTTATTGCAAATGGGGATTGATCCAGTGACGCACGAGCCAAGAACCAACGATCTTAGCCCTATCCTCGATGTTTCTCAAATGCTCGCGGCAGCAATCAACAATGGCCAATTTGGTAACAATAACCTCCTCAACAATAACACCGCTTTGGAAGATATTCTTAAACTCCAATTGATCCATAAAATGCTTCAAATCATAACCCCCAAAGCCATACCAAACATCAGTAGCTTCAAGACCAATTTACTGAATCCTAAACCAGAACCGGTAGTCAATAGCTTCAATACCAATTCAGTGAATCCTAAACCGGATCCCCCGGCTGGTCTTTTCATAAACCAAAGTGGAATCACTCCTGAGGCCGCCTCGGATTTCATTCCATCTTATGAAAATGTTTGGGATGGTTTTGAAGATAACCAGCTTCCTGGTTTGGTTACGGTTTCTCAAGAGAGTTTAAATACAGCAAAACCGGGTACCAGTACGACCACCAAGGTAAATGATCATATCAGAACCGGTATGATGCCGTGTTACTATGGTGATCAACTACTAGAAACCCCATCTACTGGTTCGGTATCGGTCTCTCCCGAGACAACCAGTTTGAACCATCCCAGTACAGCTCAACACTCATCCGGTTCAGATTTCCTAGAGGACTGGGAGAAGTTTCTTGATGATGAAACAAGTGATTCTTGCTGGAAAAGTTTCTTAGAGTAA